The Amycolatopsis sp. DG1A-15b genome contains the following window.
CGTGCTTGAGCAGGTCGGCCTGCTGGGCCATCTCCCGCGAGCGGGTCGACCGCTCGGTCAGCTCGGCGATCACCGCCAGCCACTCCGACCGGATCTCCTGGTACGCGCGCAACGGCTTCGCCACCGCGTCGCCGGCGAACCGGTCGATCACCGCACGCTGCTCGGCGGGCCGCAGCAGCCGCAGCTGGTCGTTCTGCCCGTGCACCGCGATCAGCTGCTCCGACAGCTCCGCGAGCACGCCGACCGGCACGGACCGGCCGCCGAGGTGGGCGCGGGACCGCCCGTCGACAGCGACCGCCCGCAGCGCGATCACACTGCCGTCCTCGTCCACGTCCGCGCCCGAATCGACGACGATCCGCTCGGCGCCTTCGACGCCGGAGTAGGTGAACCGCCCTTCGACGAACGCCTTGAGCATTCCCGTCCGGACCTTGGACACCTCGGCTCGGCCCCCGGACAGCAGGTGCAGCCCGGTGACGACCATGGTCTTGCCCGCACCCGTCTCACCGGTCACGACGGTGAAGCCCGCGTGCAGTTCCAGCAGGGCGTCCTCGATGACTCCGAGGCCCTGGATGCGCATCTCGGCCAGCACGCCGCCTACGGTAGCGGCCACCACCGACACTCTGCGCGCCCGCTACCCCGGCGAGTCGCCGATATGTTCGATTTCCGCGCCGAGCGGAGCTATTCCACCGGCCGCGCGTGCCGTTCGCGCCAGCTCTTCACCGGCAGCGAGAACTTCTGCACCAGGCGATCGGTGAACGGCCCGTCCCACAGCCGGACCAGCCGCACCGGGGTCTTGCCGCAGGTCACGCGCACCCGCGCACCCGGCAGCAGATCGATCGGCCGGGTCCCGTCGCAGGTCAGCACCGCCGACGAGCCGTCCGGGTCGATCCCGACGGTGATCACCGAGTCGCGCGAGACGACCAGCGGGCGCGCGAACATCGCGTGCGCGTTGCTCGGCACCACCAGCAGCGCCTGGACGTCCGGCCAGATGATCGGGCCGCCCGCCGAAAACGCGTACGCGGTCGAGCCGGTCGGTGTGGCGCACAGCACACCGTCGCAGCCGAAGGCGGACACCGGGCGGCCGTCGACCTCGATCAGCGCGTCCAGCACCCGCTCCCGGGTGCTCTTCTCCACGCTGGCTTCGTTGAGCGCCCAGGTGCGGGCGACCTCTTCGCCGTCGTGGGTGACCGTGACGTCGATGGTCATCCGCTCTTCGACCTGGTAGTCGCCGTCGACCACCCGCTGGACGGTGTCGGCCAGGGCGTCGGAGTCGGCTTCGGCGAGGAAGCCGACGCGCCCGAGGTTCACGCCCAGCACCGGCACCCCGGCGGGCCGGGCGAGCTCGGCCGCGCGCAGCAGCGTGCCGTCACCGCCGAGGACGAAGATCAGCTCGACGCCGTCGGTGGGGTTGCCGTCCGCGCCGACGACGGTGCACCTCGACCCGACACCGTGCTCGTCCGGGTTGATGAGCGCGCAGACGTCCTCCTCGATCACCCGGATCCGGATACCGGCCTTGGCGAAGCGCGCCGAAACCTCGCGCGCGGCCTCGCCCGTCGCTTCACGATCGGGGTGCACCATGAGGAGCACTTCACGTTCGGTGGTCATGCGGGCCCTTCCTCGACGGCGGTTCGGACGAGCCGCTCGGCCTCAGACCTGTTTACCGCGTCCACAGTGGACTCGGCCACGTGATCTTTCTTCAGCCACACGAAGTACTCGACGTTCCCGGACGGCCCGGGCAGCGGGCTGGCGGTCACGCCGCGCAGCGCGAGCCCGAGTTTCGCGGCCTCGTCGATGACGGTGAGCACCGATTCCGCCCGCAGCTGCGGGTCCCGGACCACGCCGCCGCTGCCGAGGCGGTCCTTGCCCACCTCGAACTGCGGCTTCACCATCGGCACCAGATCGGCGCCGTCGCGCGCGCAGGCCGCGAGCGCGGGCAGCACGAGCTTGAGCGAGATGAACGAGAGGTCGCCGACGACGAGGTCGACTTGCCCGCCGAGGTCGCCGGGTGTGAGGTTGCGGACGTTCGTGCGATCCATGACCACTACACGTTCGTCGGTGCGGATCCGCCAGTCGAGCAGCCCGCGGCCGACGTCGGCGGCGATCACGGTGGCCGCGCCGTTCCGGAGCAGGACGTCGGTGAAGCCGCCGGTGGACGCGCCCGCGTCGAGGCAGCGCTTGCCCTCGACGCTCAGGTCCGTGAACGCTTCGAGGGCGCCGAGGAGCTTGTGCGCGCCGCGCGAGGCCCAGCCGGGGTCGTCTTCGTCCTTGACGACGATCGGCGCGCCGGACTCCACGCCGGTGGCGGGTTTGGTCGCGACCATGCCGCGGACGGTGACCTTGCCGCCGGCGATCAGGGCCGAGGCCTGCTCGCGCGAGCGGGCGAGGCCGCGCCGGACCAGTTCCGCGTCGAGGCGGGCCCGCTTGGGCACGCCGATCAGACCTTGTCGATGCTGGACAGGGCGACCGTCAGCTCGGTGTGCACGGCGTCGAAGCGCTCGACGTGCTCCGCGAGCGGCAGCGCGTCCAGGTCGTCCAGCCCGGCGACGGCTTCGTCGATGCCGGCCCGCGGGTCGGTCTGCTGCGAGAACGAACCGGGCGGCGGGCCCGGGACGGGATAGGGATGGTCCTGCACAGTGCAAACGGTATCAGTCAGCTGTCGCCCAGCCGCGCTTCGGCGTCCGCGCCGAGCTCCGTGACGCCGGTTTCCCAGGCCGCGTGGCAGAAGGCTCGAAGCAGGTCCAGGTCGTCGCCGTCACCCGTCGCGGCGAGGACGCCGTCCTCGGTGGTGACTGTCCAGCCCGGCCGCGGACCGATTTTGAGGTCTTCGGCCGCTTCGGTGAGCGCCGTGAGGTCGCGGGCGAGGTAGGTGCCCCGCTCGGCCGGGATCGCCTCGATCAGCTGCTTCGGCGTCGCCACGCCGGACAGGACGACCAGGGAGTCGATGCCCGCGGCGACCGCCCCGGCGATGTCGGTGTCGAGCCGGTCGCCGACGACCAGAGGCCGCTCCGCGCCGGCCGAGCGCGCGGCGGTGTCGAACAGCAGCGGCTGCGGCTTGCCTGCGACCAGGGGTTCGACGTCGGTGGCGGTGCGCAGCGCGGCGACCATCGAGCCGTTGCCGGGCAGCAGGCCGCGCTCGCTGGGCAGCGTCGCGTCGACGTTGCAGGCCACCCACAGCGCGCCGGCGCGGATGGCCAGGCAGGCCTCGGCCAGCGCGGCCCAGGTGTTGTCCGGCGAGTGCCCCTGGACGACGGCCTGGACGCCGTCGCCGTTCTCCCGCACCGGCGTCAGGCCGGCCCCGGCGACTTCGGCGGCGAGCGAGTCGGTCCCGACGACGAGGACCTCGGCGCCGGGCGCGAGCCGTTCCTTCAGCAGCTGGACGCCGGCCTGGGCGCTGGTGTGCACCTCGCCGATCTCGGCGGGCATGCCGAGACCGGTGAGGTGCGCGACGACCTCGTCGGGCGCCTTCGAGGCGTTGTTCGTGACGAACCGGACGGGCGTGCCGTGCTCCCGCGCGGCCCGCACCGTCTCCGGGGCACCCGGGATCACCCGCGTGCCGTGGTAGACGGTGCCGTCGAGGTCGAAGAGGACCGCGTCGTAGGCCGCGAGGAGGGCGTCACTCATCGGTCGCTTCGGTGTCCTTTGCCTCGGCGTTCTCGTTCGACAGGTCGGCGGCGCGCTCCGCGGCGTCGGTCTCGTCCTCGGCGTCGGCCTCGGCGGCGTTGAGGAACCACCGGATGGCCTCGTCCTTGCGCCCGGCGGCCTCGAGGTTGTCGGCGTAGGCGTAGAACAGCCGCGCGCTCCACGGGTCGCGCTTCTCGGCCTTGAGGTCGTCACCCTGCAGCGAGACGACGGCGGCGTCCAGCTGCCCGAGGTCCCGCCGCGCCCCGGCCGCGACGATCGCGAGCTCGACCTGGATGGCCTTCGCGAGCTTCGCCGTGTCGGCCTCCTTCGCGAGGTCGAGGGCCCGCTCGGGACGGCCGAGCGCACGTTCGGCGTCGGCGATGATGGCGATGTGGTCGTCGCTGCGGGTCATCCGGCGGACGGCCCGCAGTTCGGAGAGGGCTTCGGACCAGTTGCCGGCGTGGTAGGCGACCAGGCCGAGGGCTTCGCGCACGATGGGCACGCGGGAGGCCTTGGCCTTCGCGTACTTGGCGTGCTCGAGGGCGGCCTCGGGATCGCTGTCGATCAGGCTCCCGGCGGCGACGAGGTGCTTCCCGACGGTCTCGGCCAAGCCCTTCGGCAGCGTCCGCAGCTCGCGGCGGGCTTCTTCGTCGAGGTCGGAGAACTCGATGTCCTCGGGGAGCTCGGGCGCTTCGAGCAGTTCCTTGGCGAGGGCTTCGTCGTCGAGCGGGGCGCCGACCTTCGGCCGCGGGTCCCGGCGAGGCCGGTCACTCTGGCTGCGGCTGTCGCGGTCGAAGCGCTTGCCGGCATCGCGGAAGCCGCCGCCGGTGCGCTCGCCACGGTTCTCCTGGCTGCCACGGCTGTCGCTGCGGGAGTCGTCGCGACGCTGGTAGCTGCCACGCGAGTCATCGCGACGGTCGCTGCCGCCACGGCCCTTGTCATCGGAACGGAAGCCGCCCGTGCTGCCGCCCCGGTCACTGCCGCCACGGCCTCGGTCATCCGAACGGAAGCCGCTCGTGCTGCCACCGCGGTCATCGCGACGGTCACTGCCACCACGGCTCCGGTCATCGGAACGGAAGCCACCGGTGCTGCCACCGCGGTCACTGCCGCCGCGGCCTCGGTCATCGGAGCGGAAGCCGCCGGTGCGGGCGCCGCGGTCGTCGTCGCGGCGCTGGTAGCCGCCACTCGAACCGTCGCGACGGTCCCGGTCGCCCGAGCGGAAACCGCCGGTGCTGCCGCCGCGGTCATCGCGGCGCTGGTAACCGCCACGGGAGTCATCGCGACGGTCGCTGCCACTCGAGCGGAAACCACCCGTCCGGGCGCCGCGCGAGTCGTCGCGGTCGCGTCCGCTGCGGCCGCGGTCGTCCGAACGGAAGCCTCCCGGGCGGCTGCCGCGGTCGTCGTCGCGGCGGCCGGAACCGCCGCGGTCCTCCCAGCGGGGCTTGCGGTCGCCGTAGGACGACTTGCCCTGCGGCCGGCCGCCCCGGTCTTCGTAGCCACGGCCCGAGCTGTCGTTGCGGGTGCCCGAACGGCTGTTGCCCCGGTCCTCGTACCGGCTCCCCGGCCGGCCGGCGCCACGGTCGTCGGAGCGGCCGCCGCCGGAGCGGCTGGGGCCGTCGGAGAAGCGGCTGCCACCCGGCCGGCTGCCGGAGTCGCGGTTGCCGTAACCGCCCTTGCGGTCGTCACGGTCGCTGAAGCTCCGGCCGCCGGTGCGGCTCTGACCTGCGGTTCCTCCGCGCTGGTCGCGGTCGCGGGGCCCGTCGCCGCCGCGGAAGGGCTTGCCGCCGCCGCGGACACCGTGGTCGTCACGGCGCGGCCGTCCCTGGTGAGTGCTGTCGCGGCCGCCGCGGTCCTGCCGCGCGCCGCGCCGGTCTCCCCCGGATCCGTCCGACCGGCCCCGGGAGCCTTCGTCCCGGCGTGCCGACCGGCCGGACCCATCATCGCTTGAGTCTCGTCGACCGAACTCGGACACCTGGCCTCCTGCCATGGAAAAATCTTGTTCTGGACATACGCGTACGGCCCGTCAGGGCAGCCAACTGGCTATCCTAACGGGCCGTACGGAAGGTAAGTTCGGCGGTGTCCTACTCTCCCACAACCCTTCGGTTGCAGTACCATCGGCGCTGTCAGGCTTAGCTTCCGGGTTCGGAATGGGACCGGGCGTTTCCCTGACGCTATAACCACCGAAACACTACGAAACAACACACACCATGAACACTGTTCACCGGTGTGGTGTTTCAGAACCGTAGAGTGGATGCGTAACATCTTCGTAGGCAAGTCCTCGGCCTATTAGTACCAGTCAACTCGACAACACATTACTGTGCTTCCATTTCTGGCCTATCAACCCAATGGTCTGTTGGGGGCCTTAACCCACATGGGGTGGGATACCTCATCTTGGAACAGGCTTCCCGCTTAGATGCCTTCAGCGGTTATCCCTTCCGAACGTGGCCAACCAGCCATGCCCTTGGCAGAACAACTGGCACACCAGAGGTTCGTCCGTCCCGGTCCTCTCGTACTAGGGACAGCCTTCCTCAAGTATCCTACGCGCGCGGCGGATAGGGACCGAACTGTCTCACGACGTTCTAAACCCAGCTCGCGTGCCGCTTTAATGGGCGAACAGCCCAACCCTTGGGACCTACTCCGGCCCCAGGATGCGACGAGCCGACATCGAGGTGCCAAACCATGCCGTCGATATGGACTCTTGGGCAAGATCAGCCTGTTATCCCCGGGGTACCTTTTATCCGTTGAGCGACACCCCTTCCACCAGGAGGTGCCGGATCACTAGTCCCGACTTTCGTCCCTGCTCGACATGTCTGTCTCACAGTCAAGCTCCCTTGTGCACTTGCACTCAACACCTGATTGCCAACCAGGCTGAGGGAACCTTTGGGCGCCTCCGTTACTCTTTAGGAGGCAACCGCCCCAGTTAAACTACCCATCAGGCACTGTCCCTGAACCAGATCATGGCCCGAGGTTCAGATTCCCAATTCGACCAGAGTGGTATTTCAACAACGACTCCACAGCCACTAGCGTGACCACTTCACAGTCTCCCACCTATCCTACACAAGCCGAACCGAAAACCAATACCAAACTATAGTAAAGGTCCCGGGGTCTTTCCGTCCTGCCGCGCGTAACGAGCATCTTTACTCGTAGTGCAATTTCGCCGGGCCTGTGGTTGAGACAGCCGGAAAGTCGTTACGCCATTCGTGCAGGTCGGAACTTACCCGACAAGGAATTTCGCTACCTTAGGATGGTTATAGTTACCACCGCCGTTTACTGGCGCTTAAATTCTCAGCTTCGCCCCGAAAGGCTAACCGGTCCTCTTAACGTTCCAGCACCGGGCAGGCGTCAGTCCATATACATCGTCTTGCGACTTCGCATGGACCTGTGTTTTTAGTAAACAGTCGCTTTCCGCTGGTCTCTGCGGCCACCCACCCCTAGCTTGCAAGAAGCTTCAGGATGTTTGGCCCCCCTTCTCCCGAAGTTACGGGGGCATTTTGCCGAGTTCCTTAACCACAGTTCACCCGATCGCCTTGGTATTCTCTACCTGACCACCTGTGTTGGTTTGGGGTACGGGCCGTGCATGCACTCACTAGAGGCTTTTCTCGGCAGCATAGGATCACTCTACTTCGCCTCAAACGGCTACGCATCACGTCTCAGCCTCATGGAACACGGATTTGCCTATGTTCCGGCCTACACGCTTACACCAGGACAACCATCGCCTGGCGGAGCTACCTTCCTGCGTCACCCCATCGCTTGACTACTACGAAATCAGGTCCCACGCTCCACACACACCCCTCCGTCCGAAGACATTGGGATGCGGCTTTGGGTGGTTAGTATCAAACGCCTCGTCATGGGCGCACATGCTCGGGTACGGGAATATCAACCCGTTGTCCATCGACTACGCCTGTCGGCCTCGCCTTAGGTCCCGACTTACCCTGGGCGGATT
Protein-coding sequences here:
- a CDS encoding NAD kinase; its protein translation is MTTEREVLLMVHPDREATGEAAREVSARFAKAGIRIRVIEEDVCALINPDEHGVGSRCTVVGADGNPTDGVELIFVLGGDGTLLRAAELARPAGVPVLGVNLGRVGFLAEADSDALADTVQRVVDGDYQVEERMTIDVTVTHDGEEVARTWALNEASVEKSTRERVLDALIEVDGRPVSAFGCDGVLCATPTGSTAYAFSAGGPIIWPDVQALLVVPSNAHAMFARPLVVSRDSVITVGIDPDGSSAVLTCDGTRPIDLLPGARVRVTCGKTPVRLVRLWDGPFTDRLVQKFSLPVKSWRERHARPVE
- a CDS encoding TlyA family RNA methyltransferase, with the translated sequence MPKRARLDAELVRRGLARSREQASALIAGGKVTVRGMVATKPATGVESGAPIVVKDEDDPGWASRGAHKLLGALEAFTDLSVEGKRCLDAGASTGGFTDVLLRNGAATVIAADVGRGLLDWRIRTDERVVVMDRTNVRNLTPGDLGGQVDLVVGDLSFISLKLVLPALAACARDGADLVPMVKPQFEVGKDRLGSGGVVRDPQLRAESVLTVIDEAAKLGLALRGVTASPLPGPSGNVEYFVWLKKDHVAESTVDAVNRSEAERLVRTAVEEGPA
- a CDS encoding HAD-IIA family hydrolase, coding for MSDALLAAYDAVLFDLDGTVYHGTRVIPGAPETVRAAREHGTPVRFVTNNASKAPDEVVAHLTGLGMPAEIGEVHTSAQAGVQLLKERLAPGAEVLVVGTDSLAAEVAGAGLTPVRENGDGVQAVVQGHSPDNTWAALAEACLAIRAGALWVACNVDATLPSERGLLPGNGSMVAALRTATDVEPLVAGKPQPLLFDTAARSAGAERPLVVGDRLDTDIAGAVAAGIDSLVVLSGVATPKQLIEAIPAERGTYLARDLTALTEAAEDLKIGPRPGWTVTTEDGVLAATGDGDDLDLLRAFCHAAWETGVTELGADAEARLGDS